The Papaver somniferum cultivar HN1 chromosome 3, ASM357369v1, whole genome shotgun sequence genome includes a region encoding these proteins:
- the LOC113360299 gene encoding uncharacterized protein LOC113360299: MNLDGIRVPVVYEPTRFYVAMVGLGTFPGIRPPFMNYYLMVDSGSDQTWLQCEGATKDFNQNMPLYPWRSSTTYRHVPCNTHPLCKGDKCNADGECTYLSRYASGSVTSGIVAKEKFTLRSGTGGLEKDISVANKRVRFPRGTFKLNSQGKGGTIIDSGTPISMMYKDHFDRVADLVKAHFNELGIEYIGSIKKFDVCFRLRGRFDISNYPSITLHFQQADYIIQDYRANFLMATVETVTMVEISEADSDFNLPVVNGVASQMGPPPPHPPRSGQVHGPSAGIEKIFGDLAASSIIIE; this comes from the exons ATGAATCTTGATGGTATACGCGTTCCTGTAGTTTATGAACCAACAAGGTTTTACGTTGCAATGGTTGGCTTAGGTACATTTCCTGGTATACGACCACCATTCATGAATTACTATTTGATGGTTGATTCAGGTAGTGATCAGACATGGCTTCAATGCGAAGGTGCAACTAaagatttcaatcaaaatatgCCACTTTATCCTTGGAGGTCGTCAACTACATATCGTCATGTTCCTTGTAATACGCATCCTCTTTGCAAGGGAGATAAATGCAATGCTGATGGAGAATGCACTTACTTATCAAGATATGCGAGTGGATCAGTTACATCTGGTATTGTTGCTAAAGAAAAATTCACTCTAAGATCCGGTACTGGTGGCCTTGAAA AAGATATAAGTGTAGCAAACAAAAGAGTAAGATTTCCTAGAGGTACTTTCAAGCTTAACAGTCAAGGAAAAGGAGGTACTATCATAGATTCTGGTACACCAATATCTATGATGTATAAAGATCACTTTGATAGAGTTGCAGATTTGGTGAAGGCACATTTTAACGAGCTTGGAATTGAATATATTGGTTCTATAAAAAAATTTGACGTATGTTTCCGTTTACGGGGAAGATTTGATATTAGTAACTATCCTTCTATAACACTTCATTTTCAACAAGCCGATTATATTATTCAAGATTATAGAGCTAATTTCTTAATGGCAACCGTTGAAACT GTTACCATGGTTGAAATCTCAGAAGCTGATTCTGATTTTAATCTTCCAGTTGTAAATGGAGTGGCATCACAAATGGGACCTCCCCCTCCACATCCACCGCGTTCTGGACAAGTGCATGGACCATCAGCAGGGATAGAGA AGATATTTGGTGACCTTGCTGCTTCTTCCATCATCATAGAATAA